In the Oreochromis aureus strain Israel breed Guangdong linkage group 14, ZZ_aureus, whole genome shotgun sequence genome, one interval contains:
- the LOC116318431 gene encoding olfactory receptor 142-like — MMNSSQVSYFTLTAYLDSGALKYLYFTVVVFLYIVIVTANVLLIVVICVNRSLHEPMYMFLCSLFVNELYGSTGLFPFLLLQIVSDVHTVSAPLCFLQIFCVHTYGTAELTNLVVMSYDRYLAICCPLQYHTRMSSSKVSMLIALMWFSSFLGITLLISLSAPLQLCGNIINKVYCDNYSIVKLACSDTTVNNIYGLIVTSLTTISSVSLILYTYMRILKVCFSGSKQTRQKAISTCTPHLASLLNFSCGAFFEIAQSRLNMKHVPNMVRIFLSLYWLICPPLCNPLLYGLNLTKIRIMCKNLILSNI; from the coding sequence ATGATGAACTCTTCACAGGTTTCATATTTCACACTCACTGCCTACCTCGACAGCGGGGCtttgaaatatttatatttcacagttgttgtgtttttatatattgttATTGTTACTGCCAACGTCCTGCTGATTGTGGTTATCTGTGTGAACAGAAGCTTACATGAACCTATGTACATGTTTCTGTGCAGCCTGTTTGTGAATGAGCTGTATGGTAGTACAGGGCTGTTTCCGTTCCTCCTGCTTCAGATCGTCTCTGATGTTCAcactgtttctgctcctctgtgCTTCCTGCAGATCTTCTGTGTGCACACATATGGAACTGCAGAGCTAACTAACTTAGTCGTCATGTCTTATGACAGATATCTTGCAATATGTTGTCCTCTTCAATATCACACACGAATGAGTTCTAGTAAGGTATCCATGCTCATTGCTCTAATGTGGTTTTCCTCGTTTCTTGGAATCACGCTTTTGATTTCTCTAAGTGCTCCTCTACAGCTGTGTGGGAACATCATTAACAAAGTGTACTGTGACAACTATTCTATTGTTAAACTGGCCTGTTCTGACACCACAGTCAATAACATCTATGGTCTTATTGTCACTTCTCTCACCACCATATCCTCTGTCTCTCTGATTCTCTACACCTACATGAGGATCCTGAAAGTCTGTTTTTCTGGATCCAAACAGACCCGACAGAAAGCCATCAGCACCTGCACGCCTCATCTCGCTTCTCTGCTCAACTTTTCCTGTGGTGCCTTCTTTGAAATTGCACAAAGTAGATTAAACATGAAACATGTCCCAAATATGGTGCgtatttttttatcattataCTGGCTCATATGCCCACCGCTCTGTAATCCTTTACTTTATGGACTGAATCTGACCAAAATCCGGATCATGTGTAAAAATCTAATCTTAAGTAACATCTAA
- the LOC116318432 gene encoding olfactory receptor 11A1-like, whose protein sequence is MTNSTQFSHFRLAFLNIGIFKYLFFMLVICFYISVVCTNVLLIVVICVNRSLHEPMYMFLCSLFVNALYGSTTLFPLLLLHIICDINIIPASLCYLQIYCIHCYGSAEYLNLAVMSYDRYLAICFPLQYNTYMTPKRIAILIAITWLYAILACALMISLSSTLPLCGNIINKVYCDNYSVIKLACSDTKALNIYGIIIVLCTVCCPLVFMLYTYIKILRVCSSGSKQVRQKAISTCSPHLACVLNFSCGACFEILQSRFNMSSVPVLLRIFLSLYWLISQPLLNPLVYGLNMTKIRILCKNLLTLRPLN, encoded by the coding sequence ATGACAAACTCTACACAGTTCTCACATTTCAGACTTGCATTCTTGAATATTGGGATTttcaagtatttattttttatgcttgTCATCTGTTTCTATATTTCAGTAGTTTGCACCAATGTCCTGCTGATTGTGGTTATCTGTGTGAACAGAAGCTTACATGAACCTATGTACATGTTTCTGTGCAGCCTGTTTGTGAATGCACTGTATGGTAGCACAACTCTGTTTCCACTGCTCCTGCTTCACATCATCTGTGATATTAATATCATTCCTGCGTCTTTATGTTACTTGCAGATTTATTGTATTCACTGCTATGGGAGTGCTGAATATCTAAATCTGGCTGTTATGTCTTATGACAGATATCTCGCTATCTGTTTTCCATTGCAATACAACACATACATGACACCCAAGAGGATTGCTATACTAATTGCTATAACATGGTTATATGCTATTCTTGCATGTGCTCTCATGATTTCTTTGAGTTCCACTTTACCGCTATGTGGGAACATTATTAACAAAGTGTACTGTGACAACTACTCTGTCATAAAGCTGGCCTGTTCTGACACTAAAGCACTTAATATATATggaattattattgttttatgcACAGTATGTTGTCCTCTGGTGTTCATGCTTTACACTTACATAAAAATCCTTAGAGTTTGTTCTTCTGGTTCCAAACAGGTGAGGCAGAAAGCTATCAGTACCTGCAGTCCTCATCTTGCCTGTGTGTTAAACTTTTCATGTGGAGCTTGCTTTGAAATATTACAGAGTAGGTTCAATATGAGCAGTGTACCTGTTTTGTTACGTATATTTCTGTCATTATATTGGCTAATAAGCCAGCCACTATTAAATCCTTTAGTTTATGGCCTGAACATGACTAAGATCCGCATTTTATGTAAAAATCTGCTGACACTTAGACCTTTAAATTGA
- the LOC116318433 gene encoding olfactory receptor 142-like: MLNTTQASYFTLAGYFDTGHVTNLCFIVILALYIFIVGSNVLLIVVICVNRSLHEPMYMFLCSLFVNELYGSTGLFPSLLVQILSDVHTISADICFLQVFCVHSYGAVEYLNLAIMSYDRYLAICCPLQYSTHMTSKKIGILIAVTWFYPCFAMVVLLSLTSPLQLCGNTIYKVYCDTHSVVKLACSDTTVINLYGLLATFSTIFGALLFILYTYMKILLVCFSGSDQTRQKAVSTCTPHLASILNFSFGASFEILQSRFNMKNVPNMVRIFLSLYFLTCQPLFNPVMYGLKMTKIRNICKSLITNTHL; encoded by the coding sequence ATGTTAAACACCACACAGGCCTCATATTTCACCCTTGCTGGATATTTTGACACAGGACATGTAACTAACTTGTGCTTCATTGTTATTCTTGCTTTATATATTTTCATTGTAGGTTCCAATGTCCTGCTGATTGTGGTTATCTGTGTGAACAGAAGCTTACATGAGCCTATGTACATGTTTCTGTGCAGCCTGTTTGTGAATGAGCTGTATGGTAGTACAGGGCTGTTTCCGTCCCTCCTGGTTCAGATCCTCTCTGATGTTCACACTATTTCTGCTGATATTTGTTTCCTGCAAGTTTTCTGTGTACATTCATATGGGGCTGTAGAATATTTAAATTTAGCCATCATGTCTTACGACAGGTACCTTGCTATCTGCTGTCCTCTGCAATACAGCACACATATGACATCAAAAAAAATTGGCATACTTATAGCTGTAACGTGGTTCTATCCTTGTTTTGCAATGGTTGTCTTGCTGTCTTTAACTTCACCTTTGCAGTTGTGTGGAAACACAATTTACAAAGTATACTGTGACacacactctgttgtgaagtTGGCATGCTCAGACACCACTGTGATCAACTTGTATGGCCTCCTTGCTACTTTTAGCACAATCTTTGGTGCTTTGCTTTTCATTCTTTACACCTACATGAAGATTCtgctggtttgtttttctggttCTGATCAGACGAGACAGAAAGCTGTCAGTACCTGCACGCCTCACCTGGCTTCCATATTGAACTTTTCCTTTGGAGCAAGCTTTGAAATTTTACAGAGCAGATTCAATATGAAAAATGTGCCAAACATGGTGCGCATATTTTTATCATTATATTTTCTTACATGCCAGCCGCTCTTCAATCCTGTGATGTACGGCCTGAAAATGACCAAAATCCGCAACATCTGTAAAAGTCTgataacaaacacacacctctGA